A genomic segment from Actinoplanes sichuanensis encodes:
- a CDS encoding ABC transporter ATP-binding protein translates to MASDDVLLQVDGLSGGYGSIQVLFDVGLTVHRGETVALCGPNGAGKSTLVRMIAGLNRPSTGTVVLNGRDITGVPGAERPRLGLSTVIGQQAFGSLSVRDNLRMHCYPVPGHEERPDTAVDGALAVFPRLRARADQPASTLSGGERQMLVLAKTLIQRPDVLLIDEFSLGLAPVVVGGLLELIRRLAAVGVATLLIEQSVNVAMSVADRLLFMEHGTIIAEHTPAELRASPDLARRLVLGGHA, encoded by the coding sequence TTGGCGAGTGACGACGTACTCCTGCAGGTCGACGGCCTGTCCGGCGGATACGGCTCGATCCAGGTGCTCTTCGACGTCGGGCTGACCGTCCACCGCGGCGAGACCGTGGCGCTGTGCGGGCCCAACGGGGCCGGCAAGTCCACCCTGGTCCGGATGATCGCCGGGCTGAACCGGCCGAGCACCGGAACAGTCGTCCTCAACGGCCGCGACATCACCGGTGTGCCGGGCGCCGAACGGCCGAGGCTCGGCCTGTCGACGGTCATCGGGCAGCAGGCGTTCGGGTCGCTGTCGGTCCGCGACAACCTGCGCATGCACTGCTATCCGGTGCCCGGCCACGAGGAGAGACCGGACACCGCGGTCGACGGGGCGCTCGCCGTCTTCCCCCGGCTACGGGCCCGCGCCGACCAGCCGGCGTCCACCCTCTCCGGTGGGGAACGGCAGATGCTGGTGCTCGCCAAGACCCTCATTCAGCGGCCGGACGTGCTGCTCATCGACGAGTTCTCGCTCGGGCTGGCGCCGGTCGTGGTCGGCGGCCTCCTCGAACTGATCCGGCGGCTGGCCGCGGTCGGGGTGGCGACGCTGCTGATCGAACAGTCGGTGAACGTGGCGATGTCGGTCGCCGACCGGCTGCTCTTCATGGAGCACGGCACGATCATCGCCGAGCACACCCCGGCCGAGCTGCGCGCCTCGCCCGACCTGGCCCGCCGCCTCGTGCTCGGAGGGCATGCGTGA
- a CDS encoding ABC transporter substrate-binding protein, which produces MTTRRIDWPLFVRIGAVLTVAVLAYTSCGTLMPGAGSAVSPSGGVGPGVTDDSVKVVFIGTDLTATASMTGFKNADVGKPEEQVEALAAYVNANGGIAGRKLDAVYREYEASKDSPATETALCSQITQDDRAFAVVLTGQLQSNARPCYAQRRTLMLDATLIADDRATFTQLDPYLWTATYPEYDRFATSFLAVLIREKFFEGRTEAGLIAADTPANKSIFDKLVVPSLREIGVTVDVSWIDTTSLGTLNSGLSQAAVDLRGKRIDRVFFLGGARIAPFFMTSAKAQSFTATYGVSTFDSPIFMVNNPGTVPPESLKGMIGIGFAPAGDVPDSRLEFPATDAERQCLDIFRQAGISFPKRENARVAFTYCDATLLLQKAASGLGPNLNAAAWGEAARQVDFTTAGGFGGKIGADGYAAGTGYRVLKYDTGCSCFTYQGEVTPLGE; this is translated from the coding sequence ATGACGACCCGGCGCATCGACTGGCCGCTATTCGTCCGGATCGGGGCCGTGCTGACGGTCGCGGTCCTCGCGTACACCAGCTGCGGCACCCTGATGCCCGGCGCCGGCAGTGCCGTCTCCCCGTCCGGCGGGGTCGGTCCCGGCGTCACCGACGACAGCGTCAAGGTCGTCTTCATCGGGACCGATCTGACCGCGACCGCGTCGATGACCGGGTTCAAGAACGCCGACGTCGGCAAACCCGAGGAGCAGGTCGAAGCCCTGGCGGCGTACGTCAACGCGAACGGTGGCATAGCCGGCCGCAAACTCGACGCGGTCTACCGGGAGTACGAGGCCAGCAAGGACTCCCCGGCCACCGAGACGGCGCTGTGCAGCCAGATCACCCAGGACGACAGGGCCTTCGCGGTGGTGCTGACCGGCCAGCTGCAGTCCAACGCCCGGCCCTGCTACGCCCAGCGCCGCACGCTGATGCTCGACGCCACCCTGATCGCCGACGACCGGGCCACGTTCACCCAGCTCGACCCCTACCTGTGGACCGCCACCTACCCGGAGTACGACAGGTTCGCCACGTCGTTCCTGGCCGTGCTGATCCGGGAGAAGTTCTTCGAGGGCCGGACCGAGGCGGGGCTGATCGCGGCGGACACCCCGGCCAACAAGTCGATCTTCGACAAGCTGGTGGTGCCGTCGCTGCGGGAGATCGGGGTCACCGTCGACGTCTCGTGGATCGACACGACCAGCCTGGGCACCCTCAACAGCGGGCTCTCCCAGGCCGCGGTCGACCTGCGCGGCAAGCGGATCGACCGGGTGTTCTTCCTCGGTGGGGCCCGGATCGCGCCGTTCTTCATGACCAGCGCCAAAGCCCAGAGCTTCACCGCCACCTACGGCGTCTCCACCTTCGACAGCCCGATCTTCATGGTGAACAACCCGGGAACGGTGCCGCCGGAATCGCTCAAGGGCATGATCGGCATCGGGTTCGCGCCGGCCGGTGACGTGCCGGACAGCCGGTTGGAGTTCCCGGCCACCGACGCCGAACGCCAGTGCCTGGACATCTTCCGCCAAGCCGGCATCTCGTTCCCGAAACGGGAGAACGCCCGGGTCGCCTTCACCTACTGCGACGCCACACTCCTGCTCCAGAAGGCCGCCTCCGGTCTCGGCCCGAACCTCAACGCCGCCGCCTGGGGCGAGGCCGCACGGCAGGTCGACTTCACCACCGCGGGCGGGTTCGGCGGGAAGATCGGCGCCGACGGGTACGCCGCGGGCACCGGATACCGGGTGCTCAAGTACGACACCGGCTGCTCCTGCTTCACCTACCAGGGCGAGGTGACTCCCCTTGGCGAGTGA
- a CDS encoding WxL protein peptidoglycan domain-containing protein has protein sequence MRIAAAALALAALLFVPATPARATGNGEWAVTPTPAKNPGPTPRLYFFLDASPGQTIQESVRVTNLGKEPRSFVIYGADAYNTVKDGGFALRTKDRAQVDLGAWVSSVVGNVTVPAGAGADIPFTITVPAQATPGDHVGGVVAMESEPSATADASGATVRIQRAVGARVYLRVAGTVVPGLSVSGLDVDIDSPLLPVPARGDLTYRVANVGNVHLMPAATVRVTGLFGHQITTTGTLPSSDMVPGAEGRFSMRAEGVWPFDVVTTSVVVKADGGVYARRSVRSFVWSWTGVALLVLLVGGVWWSARRRIRSREARPRGLVAAG, from the coding sequence ATGCGGATTGCCGCAGCTGCCCTTGCGCTGGCCGCGCTGTTGTTCGTCCCGGCCACCCCGGCCCGGGCCACCGGCAACGGCGAGTGGGCGGTGACACCCACTCCGGCGAAGAACCCCGGCCCCACCCCGCGCCTCTACTTCTTCCTCGACGCGAGCCCCGGCCAGACCATCCAGGAGTCGGTCCGGGTCACCAATCTGGGCAAGGAACCCCGATCGTTCGTGATCTACGGTGCCGACGCGTACAACACGGTCAAGGACGGCGGCTTCGCGCTGCGCACCAAGGACCGCGCCCAGGTCGACCTGGGCGCCTGGGTCAGCTCGGTGGTCGGCAACGTCACCGTGCCGGCCGGGGCCGGCGCCGACATCCCGTTCACCATCACCGTGCCCGCCCAGGCCACCCCCGGCGACCACGTCGGCGGAGTCGTCGCCATGGAGTCCGAGCCGAGCGCGACCGCCGACGCCTCCGGGGCGACCGTGCGCATCCAACGGGCCGTCGGTGCCCGCGTCTACCTGCGGGTCGCCGGCACCGTCGTACCGGGCCTCTCGGTGTCCGGACTGGACGTCGACATCGACTCGCCGCTGCTGCCGGTCCCGGCGCGCGGCGACCTCACCTACCGCGTCGCCAACGTCGGCAACGTGCACCTGATGCCGGCCGCCACGGTCCGGGTGACCGGCCTCTTCGGCCACCAGATCACGACCACCGGCACGCTCCCGTCCAGCGACATGGTGCCCGGTGCCGAAGGACGGTTCAGCATGCGGGCCGAGGGCGTGTGGCCGTTCGACGTGGTCACCACGTCGGTCGTGGTGAAGGCCGACGGCGGTGTCTACGCCCGTAGGAGCGTCCGCTCGTTCGTCTGGTCCTGGACCGGGGTGGCCCTGCTCGTGCTGCTGGTCGGCGGGGTCTGGTGGAGCGCCCGCCGCCGGATCCGCAGCCGCGAGGCCCGGCCGCGCGGTCTGGTGGCCGCCGGATGA